The following nucleotide sequence is from Chryseobacterium sp. CY350.
CATCCTGTTGCACTGTACGAAATCGCTTTTTTAATCTTCATGTGGTTTGAATTAAAAATGATCGGCCGGAAAAACAAATACGTATCTGGATTTTTATTTAAACTGTTCATGCTGAGCTACTTTTCATTAAGATTTTTACTTGATTTTATTAAACCTAAAATTGACATCATCGGAAATCTCGGAACAATTCAAATAGTCTGTCTTTCAATGATTATTTATTATATTTATGTATTAAAAACCGAAAGAAATTTAATTCAACCTAAAAACACAATTACATTATGAAAATGCTTACACTTTTGGAAGTTGGCGGATTAGAAGGTCTCGTAGCTATGATTATTCTGATGATTATTGGTGTAGCTGCCGTTGTATCATTAGTGATAACCGTTTTTGTAAAGCTGATTTATGAGAGCAAAGATGGACGAAAGTTTTCCAGAGGTCAATTCTGGACGACGATGCTCATATCAATGTTAATCTGCGGATTGATAAGCGGAGCCGTTTGCGGGGGAATGTAAAAAATTGAAAATATGCCAGTAAGAAATTATACCTATTACGATTATACCATCAGCCTTTGTCCGGAATGTCTGAAAAGAGTAGGAGCGAAGATTATCATTGAAGACGAAGCGGTTTTTATGACCAAAAGATGTCCGGATCATGGTTTTTTTAAAACGATGATTGCTTCCGACGTTCAGTATTATAAAAACATCAGAAATTACAATAAAGCTTCAGAAATGCCCGTTCATTTTGGAACTGATGTCGAATATGGCTGTCCTTACGATTGCGGTCTATGCGTAGATCATGAGCAGCACAGTTGTCTGTCGATTGTTGAGGTTACAGACCGGTGTAATCTGACTTGCCCAACTTGCTATGCGATGTCTTCGCCACATTACGGAAGTCACAGAACGTTGGAGCAGATTGAAGCCATGTTTGATACGATTGTTAAAAATGAAGGTCAACCGGATGTTGTTCAAATCAGTGGTGGCGAACCGACCATTCATCCTGAATTTTTCAAAATTATGGATATTGCCAAGACAAAACCTATAAAACATTTGATGCTCAATACCAACGGAATCCGTATTGCGAATGATCCAGGTTTTGCAGAAAGATTGGCTACATATGCTCCGGAATTTGAAATTTATCTTCAGTTTGATTCTTTTAAACCTGAAGTTTTGGAAGATTTCAGAGGAAAAGATCTTACCAATGTCCGCATGAAAGCTTTGGAAAAATTAAATGAATTAAATCTTTCCACAACATTGGTCATCGTTCTTCAGAAAGGGAAAAACATTGATGAGATAGGTAAGCTGATTGATTTTGCTTTAAAACAGAAATGCGTCCGCGGAATTACTTTTCAGCCTGTAGAAGTTGCAGGAAGAAACAGAGAAGATTCTGCACATGAAAAAATTACGTTAACAGAAGTTCGACAGGAAATTTTAAACCAGTTTCCACTTTTGAATGGAGACGATATTATTCCGGTTCCGTGTAATCCTGATTCTTTGGCGATGGGTTACATTTTGAAGCTGGAAGGTGAAACAATTCCTTTAACACGATATATTAACCCTGCTGATTTGCTGAATAATGAGACGAAAAACACGATTGTTTACGAACAGGATGAAGGTTTGCAGATGCAGCTTTTAGATATTTTCAGCACCGGAATTTCTGTAGATCAGGTTCAGCCTAAAGTAAATCAGTTATTGTGTTGTCTGCCAGAAGTTTCCGCACCCAATTTAGATTATGATAACTTGTTCAGAATTATCATCATGAATTTTATGGATGCACACGATTTTGATGTTCGTGCTGTGAAAAAATCATGTGTTCATATTGTGAATAAAGATCTGAAAATGATCCCTTTCGAGACGATGAATTTATTTTACAGAGATGATAAAATAAAATATCTTGAGGAATTGAGGAAAGAAGATAAGGTTTTGTTTTAATGTTAATTAAATTGAAGAATAGCCTTTTTATAGCTTTGATTTTTTTGTGTGTGATTTCGTGTACAAGTCGTATTGCATTTAAAAATATTGAAAATTCTTGTGGAAGAGATTCGATTAAAATTTTTTATAACGGGAAGAAAAATAACATTAAACAGCAGAATTTTTCCTTTGTTTTTCGTTCAGGAATTAAAGATACAATTCAAATAAAATATGAAGATCAAATTGTGAACAAGTTTATAGACAATGAATTATATGATGATCGCAATATTCAGTTTTTTAATTTTAAAATAAATAAAGATTCTTTAGTCAAAGTTTCTATAGGATCTGAAAATTATTGCTTTAAAATTGATAATAAGTTTTATTACTATGACTTTATTAAAAGAAAAGGTGTTCTAGAAGTTTATGCAGATGAGTTGAGAAACAGGAAATTCGAATAAAGTAAATGCAAAATTCCCACAAATCTCGCAGATTTACACAGATTTTTCAAAAAAGAATTCATGATTTTTTTATTCAATTACGACATAGGAATTTGAAGCGTTAAGAAAATTTAAAAATAATCCGTTAAAAATTCTCACTGTTCGAAGCGCGAAACAAATTCTGAATTGAAAAACTAAACATCAATTCGCGCAAGTTTGGGAATTTTAGGATTATTTTTAAATTTTTAGCCTTCAAGTTCCAAGTCTTGAACTTTTGGTTCTTTTGTTTCAAGACAAAAGAACAGAAGCAATAAAAAAAGCGTGAGAATAATTTTCTACGCTTTTCTTCTAGTTTTAATCAAACTTCATCACTTCATTCAGCGTATTCATATACTCATATGCCGTCATATCAAATTTAACGGGAACAATAGAAATATATCCGTTTGCCAAAGCCGTTTCGTCAGCATCTTCAGACTCATCCATATTGTTGAAATAACCGGTTAACCAGTAATATTTTTTACCATGCGGATTAATTCTTTCGTCAAAACTTTCTTCCCATTTTGCATTGGCCTGCTTGCAAATCTTAACTCCTTTAATTTCTTCTTTTGAAAGTTTCGGAATATTTACATTGAGAACAACACCTTTAGGCATAGGGTTTTCCAGAGTTTTTCTTACAATATTCTGAATATATTCTTTTGCCTGTGTAAAATCTGCTTCCCAACTGAAATCTAAAAGTGAAAAACCAATGGAAGGAAGACCTTCTACACCGCCTTCCACAGCAGCTGACATTGTTCCTGAATAAATTACATTAATTGAAGAATTCGCACCATGATTAATCCCTGAAACCACAATATCTGGTCTTCTCGGAAGAATTTTATCTAAAGCCATTTTTACACAGTCAACAGGAGTTCCGCTGCATGAAAAATCTTTTTGAGGACCATCCAAGTGTACTTCTTCAAAGCTTAAAGTAGAGTTGATGGTGATGGCGTGACCTTTTCCGCTTTGGGGCGAGTTGGGAGCTACCACAATTACATCACCGATTTCGTTCATAAATTCTACAAGATTTCTGATACCGGGAGCAGTAATTCCATCATCATTGGTTACCAGAATAAGAGGCTTTTCCATAAAAAATTTAAATTTTAACAAAAATACTTAAAACTAATTGATAATTATAAATAAGGTATTAAATTTGATAGTTTGTAACAGTCATTTAAGAAATGCTACTTATTAAATGATTTTTTTAAACTTAATATTATATACAATACAGATTTATGTGGAAAAATTTTAAACTAAATAAATTTCTACTTCTTATTCCATTAACAAGTCTTATGTTTTGTTTCAACTCGCCAAAGAATGACGATGAGAAAATGCAGACGATAATGGTGAGCGTTAAAAACACTCTTTCATACTTACATTACAGCCCAAAACCTATCAATGATGCGTATTCAAAAGATGTTTACAAACATTATTTTGAGAT
It contains:
- a CDS encoding radical SAM protein, whose amino-acid sequence is MPVRNYTYYDYTISLCPECLKRVGAKIIIEDEAVFMTKRCPDHGFFKTMIASDVQYYKNIRNYNKASEMPVHFGTDVEYGCPYDCGLCVDHEQHSCLSIVEVTDRCNLTCPTCYAMSSPHYGSHRTLEQIEAMFDTIVKNEGQPDVVQISGGEPTIHPEFFKIMDIAKTKPIKHLMLNTNGIRIANDPGFAERLATYAPEFEIYLQFDSFKPEVLEDFRGKDLTNVRMKALEKLNELNLSTTLVIVLQKGKNIDEIGKLIDFALKQKCVRGITFQPVEVAGRNREDSAHEKITLTEVRQEILNQFPLLNGDDIIPVPCNPDSLAMGYILKLEGETIPLTRYINPADLLNNETKNTIVYEQDEGLQMQLLDIFSTGISVDQVQPKVNQLLCCLPEVSAPNLDYDNLFRIIIMNFMDAHDFDVRAVKKSCVHIVNKDLKMIPFETMNLFYRDDKIKYLEELRKEDKVLF
- the surE gene encoding 5'/3'-nucleotidase SurE, with the protein product MEKPLILVTNDDGITAPGIRNLVEFMNEIGDVIVVAPNSPQSGKGHAITINSTLSFEEVHLDGPQKDFSCSGTPVDCVKMALDKILPRRPDIVVSGINHGANSSINVIYSGTMSAAVEGGVEGLPSIGFSLLDFSWEADFTQAKEYIQNIVRKTLENPMPKGVVLNVNIPKLSKEEIKGVKICKQANAKWEESFDERINPHGKKYYWLTGYFNNMDESEDADETALANGYISIVPVKFDMTAYEYMNTLNEVMKFD